A genomic window from Klebsiella quasipneumoniae subsp. quasipneumoniae includes:
- the nth gene encoding endonuclease III — protein sequence MNKAKRLAILTRLRDNDPHPTTELHFSSPFELLIAVLLSAQATDVSVNKATAKLYPVANTPAAMLALGVEGVKSYIKTIGLFNSKAENVIKTCRILLEQHNGEVPEDRAALEALPGVGRKTANVVLNTAFGWPTIAVDTHIFRVCNRTQFAPGKNVEQVEEKLLKVVPAEFKVDCHHWLILHGRYTCIARKPRCGSCLIEDLCEFKDKVYA from the coding sequence ATGAACAAAGCCAAACGCCTGGCGATCCTTACCAGGCTGCGGGACAACGATCCCCACCCCACCACCGAGCTGCACTTCAGCTCGCCGTTTGAGCTGCTGATTGCCGTCCTGCTCTCGGCGCAAGCGACCGACGTGAGCGTCAATAAAGCGACAGCCAAACTCTACCCGGTGGCCAATACGCCTGCGGCGATGCTGGCGCTGGGGGTGGAGGGCGTGAAATCCTATATCAAAACCATCGGCCTGTTTAACAGCAAAGCGGAAAACGTCATCAAAACCTGCCGGATCCTGCTGGAGCAGCACAACGGCGAGGTACCGGAGGACAGAGCGGCCCTGGAGGCGTTGCCCGGCGTGGGCCGCAAAACCGCCAACGTGGTGCTAAATACCGCCTTTGGCTGGCCGACGATCGCCGTAGACACCCATATCTTCCGCGTTTGCAACCGCACGCAATTTGCCCCAGGGAAAAACGTCGAACAGGTGGAAGAGAAGCTGCTGAAGGTGGTTCCCGCCGAGTTTAAGGTCGACTGCCATCACTGGCTTATTCTGCACGGCCGTTACACCTGTATCGCTCGCAAGCCGCGCTGTGGCTCCTGCCTGATTGAAGACCTTTGCGAATTCAAAGACAAAGTTTACGCCTGA
- a CDS encoding electron transport complex subunit E — protein MSEVKDVIVQGLWKNNSALVQLLGMCPLLAVTSTATNALGLGLATTLVLTLTNLTISSLRRWTPAEIRIPIYVMIIASVVSVVQMLINAYAFGLYQSLGIFIPLIVTNCIVVGRAEAFAAKKGPALSALDGFSIGMGATCAMFVLGSLREILGNGTLFDGADSLLGSWAKVLRIEVFHTDTPFLLAMLPPGAFIGLGMMLAVKYLIDERSKQRKAQAARADSVAPSDATGKA, from the coding sequence ATGAGCGAAGTTAAAGACGTCATCGTCCAGGGTCTGTGGAAAAACAACTCCGCTCTGGTTCAGCTGTTAGGGATGTGTCCCCTGCTGGCGGTCACCTCGACCGCCACCAACGCCCTTGGGCTGGGTCTGGCGACGACCCTGGTGTTGACCCTGACCAACCTGACCATCTCCAGCCTGCGCCGCTGGACCCCGGCGGAGATCCGGATCCCGATCTACGTGATGATTATCGCCTCGGTGGTGAGCGTGGTGCAGATGCTGATCAATGCCTATGCGTTCGGTCTGTATCAGTCGCTGGGGATTTTTATCCCGCTTATCGTCACCAACTGCATCGTGGTGGGCCGCGCCGAAGCCTTTGCCGCCAAAAAAGGACCGGCGCTGTCGGCACTGGACGGCTTCTCTATCGGTATGGGGGCCACCTGCGCGATGTTCGTGCTGGGCTCCCTGCGCGAAATCCTCGGCAATGGCACGCTGTTTGACGGCGCCGACAGCCTGCTTGGCAGTTGGGCAAAGGTCCTGCGCATCGAGGTTTTCCATACAGACACTCCTTTCCTGCTGGCTATGCTGCCTCCCGGCGCCTTTATTGGCCTCGGCATGATGCTGGCGGTAAAATACCTTATCGATGAACGTAGCAAGCAGCGGAAGGCGCAGGCGGCCCGGGCCGACTCTGTCGCACCGTCTGACGCGACAGGGAAAGCGTAA
- the rsxG gene encoding electron transport complex subunit RsxG has protein sequence MLKTMRKHGVTLALFAAGSTGLTAAINELTKSTIDQQAAQQQKALFDQVLPADRYNNDLLKSCYLVSAPALGKGQHKVWIAKNNDQPIGAVMEATAPDGYSGAIQLLVAADFSGTVLGTRVTEHHETPGLGDKIELRLSDWITHFTGKVIHGQGDSHWAVKKDGGDFDQFTGATITPRAVVNAVKRAGLYAQTLPAQLPEFSACGE, from the coding sequence ATGTTAAAAACCATGCGAAAACACGGCGTCACGCTGGCGCTGTTTGCCGCCGGCTCCACCGGGCTAACGGCGGCGATCAATGAGTTGACCAAAAGCACCATCGACCAGCAGGCGGCCCAGCAGCAGAAAGCGTTATTCGACCAGGTTTTACCTGCCGACCGCTATAATAACGATCTGCTCAAGAGCTGCTATCTGGTCAGCGCCCCGGCGCTGGGCAAAGGCCAGCATAAAGTGTGGATTGCCAAAAATAACGACCAGCCGATCGGCGCTGTCATGGAAGCCACCGCGCCGGATGGCTATTCCGGAGCGATCCAGCTGCTGGTGGCCGCCGATTTTAGCGGCACGGTCCTCGGCACCCGCGTGACCGAGCATCATGAAACCCCGGGTCTGGGGGATAAAATCGAGCTGCGCCTGTCGGACTGGATCACCCATTTTACCGGGAAAGTTATCCACGGCCAGGGCGACAGCCACTGGGCGGTCAAAAAAGACGGCGGCGATTTTGACCAGTTCACCGGCGCCACCATCACCCCCCGGGCGGTGGTCAATGCCGTTAAGCGCGCAGGCCTGTATGCACAAACGCTGCCTGCGCAACTTCCTGAATTCAGCGCCTGTGGAGAGTAA
- the rsxD gene encoding electron transport complex subunit RsxD, whose amino-acid sequence MVFRIASSPYTHNQRQTSRIMLLVLLAAVPGIVVQTWFFGWGTVLQIVLAALTAWAMEAAILKLRKQPVASTLRDNSALLTGLLLAVSIPPLAPWWMVVLGTSFAIVIAKQLYGGLGHNPFNPAMIGYVVLLISFPVQMTSWLPSYEIAAHIPAFSDTLQMIFTGHTAAGGDMASLRLGIDGISQATPLDTFKTSLHAGHSVQQVLQLPVYGGVLAGLGWQWVNIAWLAGGLFLLWQKAIRWHIPVSFLVSLGLCATLGWIFSPQSLASPQMHLLSGATMLGAFFILTDPVTASTTNRGRLIFGALAGLLVWLIRSFGGYPDGVAFAVLLANITVPLIDYYTRPRAYGHR is encoded by the coding sequence ATGGTTTTCAGAATCGCAAGCTCCCCCTATACCCATAACCAGCGGCAGACTTCGCGCATTATGCTGCTGGTGCTGCTCGCCGCCGTGCCTGGCATTGTGGTCCAGACATGGTTTTTCGGCTGGGGCACCGTCCTGCAGATTGTCCTCGCCGCTCTGACGGCCTGGGCAATGGAAGCCGCTATTCTCAAACTGCGCAAACAGCCTGTTGCGTCCACCCTGAGGGATAACTCCGCCCTGCTCACTGGCCTGCTGCTGGCGGTGAGTATTCCGCCGCTGGCCCCCTGGTGGATGGTGGTGCTCGGCACCTCCTTTGCCATTGTGATCGCCAAGCAGTTGTACGGTGGACTCGGCCATAACCCCTTCAACCCGGCGATGATCGGCTACGTCGTGCTGCTGATTTCCTTCCCGGTGCAGATGACCTCCTGGCTGCCTTCATACGAGATTGCCGCCCATATCCCGGCGTTCAGCGATACGCTGCAGATGATCTTTACCGGTCATACCGCCGCCGGAGGCGACATGGCCAGCCTGCGGCTGGGTATCGACGGCATCAGCCAGGCAACCCCGCTGGATACCTTCAAAACCTCCCTGCATGCCGGACATAGCGTCCAGCAGGTACTGCAGTTGCCGGTTTACGGCGGCGTTCTGGCGGGCCTGGGCTGGCAGTGGGTGAATATCGCCTGGCTGGCGGGCGGACTATTTCTGCTGTGGCAGAAAGCGATCCGCTGGCATATCCCGGTCAGCTTCCTCGTCAGCCTTGGCCTGTGCGCGACCCTCGGCTGGATCTTCTCGCCGCAGAGTCTGGCCTCGCCGCAGATGCATTTGCTCTCCGGAGCCACCATGCTTGGCGCCTTCTTTATTCTGACTGACCCGGTGACGGCTTCGACAACCAACCGCGGCCGTCTGATCTTTGGCGCCCTCGCCGGCCTGTTGGTGTGGCTTATTCGTAGCTTCGGCGGTTACCCGGACGGCGTGGCGTTTGCCGTTCTGCTGGCGAATATTACCGTGCCGCTGATCGATTACTACACCCGTCCGCGCGCGTATGGCCACCGTTGA
- the rsxC gene encoding electron transport complex subunit RsxC, producing MFKLFSAFRKDKVWDFNGGIHPPEMKTQSNGTPLRQVSLPQRFVIPLKQHIGAEGELCVKVGDRVLRGQPLTRGWGRMLPVHAPTSGTVAAIAPHTTAHPSALAEMSVIIDADGEDRWIERDGWSDYQTRTREALIERIHQFGVAGLGGAGFPTGSKLRGGGDKIKTLIINAAECEPYITADDRLMQDCAAQIVEGIRILAHILQPDEVLIGIEDNKPQAISMLRAVLCDAHGISLRVIPTKYPSGGAKQLTQILTGKQVPHGGRSSDIGVLMQNVGTAYAVKRAVIDGEPLTERVVTLTGEAVTRPGNVWARLGTPVRHLLNDAGFCASAEPMVIMGGPLMGFTLPGLDVPVVKITNCLLAPSASEMGEPQEEKGCIRCSACADACPADLLPQQLYWFSKGQQHDKATAHNLADCIECGACAWVCPSNIPLVQYFRQEKAEIAAIRQEEQRAAEAKARFEARQARLEREKAARAERHKKAAVQPAAKDQDAINAALARVRDKQRDAAQPIVIQAGARPDNSEAIAAREARKAEARARKAQQQAAPAEASAADAADPRKAAVEAAIARAKARKAEQQAAPAEAPAAEPVDPRKAAVEAAIARAKARKAEQQAAPAEAPAAEPVDPRKAAVEAAIARAKARKAEQQAAPAEAPAAEPADPRKAAVEAAIARAKARKAEQQAAPTEAPAAEPVDPRKAAVEAAIARAKARKAEQQAAPAEATAAEPVDPRKAAVEAAIARAKARKAEQQAAQAEIASTAANDDPRKAAVAAAIARVQARKATQQAVNEE from the coding sequence ATGTTTAAGCTATTTTCCGCTTTCCGAAAAGACAAAGTCTGGGATTTTAACGGCGGTATTCACCCGCCGGAGATGAAAACCCAGTCTAACGGCACCCCGCTGCGCCAGGTTTCCCTGCCGCAGCGCTTTGTGATCCCGCTAAAGCAGCACATCGGCGCCGAAGGCGAACTGTGCGTCAAGGTCGGCGACCGGGTGCTGCGCGGCCAGCCGCTGACCCGCGGTTGGGGAAGAATGCTGCCGGTTCACGCTCCCACCTCCGGCACCGTTGCCGCTATCGCCCCGCACACCACTGCCCATCCGTCCGCGCTGGCGGAGATGAGCGTGATCATTGACGCCGACGGCGAAGACCGCTGGATCGAACGCGACGGCTGGAGCGACTATCAGACCCGCACCCGTGAAGCGCTGATTGAGCGCATCCACCAGTTTGGCGTTGCCGGCCTCGGCGGCGCCGGCTTCCCCACCGGCAGTAAACTGCGCGGCGGCGGCGATAAAATTAAAACGCTGATCATTAACGCCGCCGAGTGCGAACCCTATATCACGGCGGACGACCGTCTGATGCAGGACTGCGCGGCGCAGATTGTCGAAGGGATCCGCATCCTTGCCCATATTCTGCAGCCTGATGAGGTGCTGATCGGCATTGAAGACAATAAACCGCAGGCCATATCGATGCTGCGGGCGGTGCTTTGCGACGCCCATGGCATTTCGCTGCGCGTGATCCCCACCAAATACCCCTCCGGCGGCGCCAAGCAGCTCACCCAAATTCTCACCGGCAAACAGGTACCCCACGGTGGTCGCTCTTCGGACATTGGCGTGCTGATGCAGAACGTCGGTACAGCCTATGCGGTGAAACGCGCAGTGATTGACGGCGAGCCGTTAACCGAGCGCGTAGTCACCCTCACCGGCGAGGCGGTAACCCGGCCGGGCAACGTCTGGGCGCGCCTTGGCACGCCGGTGCGCCATCTGCTTAACGACGCCGGCTTCTGCGCCAGCGCCGAGCCGATGGTGATCATGGGCGGGCCGCTGATGGGCTTTACCCTGCCGGGGCTCGACGTCCCGGTGGTGAAGATCACCAACTGTCTGTTGGCGCCCTCCGCCAGCGAGATGGGCGAGCCGCAGGAAGAGAAAGGCTGCATTCGCTGCAGCGCCTGCGCTGACGCCTGCCCGGCCGATCTGCTGCCGCAGCAGCTTTACTGGTTCAGCAAAGGCCAGCAGCACGATAAAGCCACCGCCCACAATCTGGCGGACTGCATCGAATGCGGCGCGTGCGCGTGGGTATGCCCAAGCAATATTCCGCTGGTGCAGTACTTCCGTCAGGAGAAAGCCGAGATCGCGGCGATTCGCCAGGAAGAGCAGCGCGCTGCGGAAGCCAAAGCGCGATTCGAGGCCCGACAGGCGCGCCTGGAGCGTGAGAAAGCGGCCCGCGCCGAGCGGCATAAAAAAGCCGCCGTCCAGCCTGCCGCCAAAGATCAGGATGCGATTAACGCCGCCCTGGCCCGGGTACGTGATAAACAGCGCGACGCCGCGCAGCCTATCGTGATTCAGGCCGGCGCCAGACCAGACAACAGCGAGGCGATCGCCGCCCGCGAAGCGCGGAAGGCCGAAGCCCGGGCGCGTAAAGCGCAGCAGCAGGCCGCGCCGGCGGAAGCCTCGGCGGCCGACGCTGCCGATCCACGCAAAGCGGCCGTGGAAGCCGCTATCGCCCGCGCCAAAGCGCGCAAAGCCGAACAGCAGGCCGCGCCGGCGGAAGCCCCGGCGGCCGAGCCGGTCGACCCGCGTAAAGCCGCGGTGGAAGCCGCTATCGCCCGCGCCAAAGCGCGCAAAGCCGAACAGCAGGCCGCGCCGGCGGAAGCCCCGGCGGCCGAGCCGGTCGACCCGCGTAAAGCCGCGGTGGAAGCCGCTATCGCCCGCGCCAAAGCGCGCAAAGCCGAACAGCAGGCCGCGCCGGCGGAAGCCCCGGCGGCCGAGCCGGCCGACCCGCGTAAAGCCGCGGTGGAAGCCGCTATCGCCCGCGCTAAAGCGCGCAAAGCTGAACAGCAGGCGGCGCCGACGGAAGCCCCGGCGGCCGAGCCGGTCGACCCGCGTAAAGCCGCGGTGGAAGCCGCCATCGCCCGCGCCAAAGCGCGTAAAGCCGAACAGCAGGCCGCGCCGGCTGAAGCCACGGCGGCCGAGCCGGTCGACCCGCGTAAAGCCGCGGTGGAAGCCGCCATCGCCCGCGCCAAAGCGCGCAAAGCCGAACAGCAGGCCGCCCAGGCGGAAATCGCGTCAACCGCAGCCAATGACGACCCACGCAAAGCGGCCGTCGCCGCGGCGATCGCCCGCGTTCAGGCGCGCAAAGCAACACAGCAGGCAGTTAACGAGGAATAA
- the rsxB gene encoding electron transport complex subunit RsxB has translation MSAVWIAVIAISLLGLIFGLILGYASRRFAVQDDPVVEKIDELLPQSQCGQCGYPGCRPYAEAVGVQGEKINRCAPGGEAVMLKIAALLNVDPQPVDGDEQAAEPARMLAVIDEPNCIGCTKCIQACPVDAIVGATRAMHTVMSDLCTGCNLCVAPCPTQCISLVPVATTPETWKWDLHTIPVRNIPMEQHV, from the coding sequence ATGAGCGCAGTCTGGATAGCCGTGATCGCCATCAGCCTGTTAGGGCTGATTTTCGGCTTAATACTGGGGTACGCGTCGCGCCGTTTCGCGGTGCAGGACGACCCGGTGGTGGAAAAAATTGATGAACTGTTGCCGCAGAGCCAGTGTGGGCAGTGCGGCTACCCTGGCTGCCGCCCCTATGCGGAAGCGGTGGGCGTGCAGGGTGAGAAAATTAACCGCTGCGCGCCGGGTGGCGAAGCGGTGATGTTAAAAATCGCCGCCCTGCTCAACGTCGACCCGCAGCCCGTCGACGGCGACGAGCAGGCAGCCGAGCCGGCCCGCATGCTCGCCGTGATTGACGAGCCGAACTGCATCGGCTGCACCAAATGTATTCAGGCGTGTCCGGTGGATGCCATTGTCGGGGCGACCCGCGCCATGCATACCGTGATGAGCGACCTGTGCACCGGCTGCAACCTGTGTGTTGCCCCCTGCCCGACCCAGTGCATTTCTCTCGTTCCGGTGGCGACGACCCCGGAGACCTGGAAATGGGATCTGCATACGATCCCGGTGCGAAATATTCCTATGGAACAACATGTTTAA
- the rsxA gene encoding electron transport complex subunit RsxA: MADYLLLFIGTVLVNNFVLVKFLGLCPFMGVSKKLETAMGMGLATTFVMTLASICAWLIDTWILIPLNLVYLRTLAFILVIAVVVQFTEMVVRKTSPALYRLLGIFLPLITTNCAVLGVALLNINLGHNFLQSALYGFAAAVGFSLVMVLFAAIRERLMVADVPAPFRGNAIALITAGLMSLAFMGFSGLVKL; this comes from the coding sequence ATGGCTGATTATTTACTGCTCTTTATCGGTACTGTCCTTGTCAATAACTTCGTTTTAGTGAAGTTCCTTGGCCTGTGCCCGTTTATGGGTGTTTCCAAAAAGCTGGAAACCGCAATGGGAATGGGGCTCGCGACCACCTTCGTGATGACCCTGGCCTCTATTTGCGCCTGGCTGATTGATACCTGGATCCTTATCCCGCTAAATCTGGTTTATTTACGTACCCTGGCCTTTATTCTGGTTATCGCCGTGGTGGTTCAGTTCACTGAGATGGTGGTGCGTAAAACCAGCCCGGCGCTTTATCGCCTGCTGGGGATCTTTTTGCCACTGATCACCACCAACTGCGCGGTGCTTGGGGTGGCGCTGCTGAACATCAATCTGGGCCACAATTTCCTGCAGTCGGCGCTGTACGGTTTTGCCGCCGCCGTCGGCTTTTCGCTGGTGATGGTGCTGTTCGCGGCGATCCGCGAGCGTCTGATGGTGGCCGATGTCCCCGCGCCGTTCCGCGGTAATGCCATCGCGCTGATTACCGCCGGTTTAATGTCTCTGGCCTTTATGGGCTTTAGTGGTTTGGTGAAGTTGTAA
- a CDS encoding DUF2569 domain-containing protein has translation MTSQSAERIGGWLLAPLAWLLLALLSASLSLLFFANALMSPQTWALLRAMSTGHMALWVASLLFAIAMWFYTLWLTIAFFKRRSLVPKHYIIWLLITLLLAIKAFAFSPVSDALALRQLLFPLLAAALLAPYFRRSQRVKRTFVNP, from the coding sequence ATGACGTCTCAATCTGCGGAGCGCATCGGCGGCTGGCTGTTGGCACCGCTGGCCTGGTTGCTGTTGGCGCTGTTGAGCGCCTCGTTATCGCTGCTATTTTTTGCCAATGCCCTCATGTCGCCGCAGACCTGGGCCCTGCTGCGCGCCATGAGCACCGGACACATGGCGCTGTGGGTCGCCTCGCTGCTGTTTGCCATCGCCATGTGGTTTTATACGCTCTGGCTGACCATCGCCTTTTTCAAGCGGCGCTCGCTGGTGCCGAAACACTATATTATCTGGCTGCTCATTACGCTGTTGCTGGCGATAAAGGCGTTTGCCTTCTCCCCCGTTTCGGATGCCCTTGCTCTGCGTCAGCTACTGTTTCCACTGCTGGCCGCCGCGCTGTTGGCGCCCTATTTTCGCCGTTCACAGCGGGTCAAACGGACCTTTGTTAATCCGTAA
- the ydgT gene encoding transcription modulator YdgT produces MTVLDYLLKFRKISSLESLEKLFDHLNYSLTDTEEIVNMYRAADHRRAELVSGGKLFDVGQVPKSVWRFVQ; encoded by the coding sequence ATGACCGTTCTGGACTATTTATTAAAATTCCGCAAAATCAGTTCGCTGGAAAGTCTTGAAAAACTATTTGATCACCTTAACTACTCCCTGACTGACACCGAAGAGATCGTTAATATGTATCGCGCCGCCGACCATCGCCGGGCAGAGCTGGTTTCCGGTGGTAAATTGTTCGATGTGGGCCAGGTGCCTAAATCCGTTTGGCGATTCGTGCAGTAA
- a CDS encoding GH1 family beta-glucosidase, giving the protein MAAFPQHFLWGAATAAYQVEGGHDADGKGPSIWDIYSHLPGTTFEGTTGDIAVDHYHRFREDVALMAEMGLQSYRFSISWPRLLPTGRGEVNEAGVQFYSDLIDELLSHNIEPMITLYHWDLPQALQDEGGWEARSTAEAFAEYARLCYARFGSRVKLWATFNETIVFIGHGYINGLHPPAVRDPARAIQACHHVFIAHALAVKAFREMAVAGEIGFVNVLQPHTPLTDSEADRQATDLADAIHTHWLYDPVLKGAYPAALLAQTQALWGVPRFAPGDDALLRDNRCDFIGLNYYRRETVSAQPPEIPTGGEPGVEGLFYFVRNPQSTYTEWGWEIWPQGLTDGIMMIKARYGDIPIYITENGLGAKDPIIAGEVVDDPRIDYLSSHIGALEKALAQGADVRGYYPWSFIDLLSWLNGYQKQYGFVYVDHQQNLARKRKKSFYWYKSVIASRGEQR; this is encoded by the coding sequence ATGGCCGCTTTTCCGCAACATTTTTTATGGGGTGCCGCTACCGCAGCGTATCAGGTCGAAGGTGGGCACGACGCTGACGGTAAAGGACCGTCAATCTGGGATATATACTCTCACCTGCCGGGAACCACCTTTGAAGGGACCACCGGCGATATCGCCGTCGATCACTATCACCGTTTTCGCGAAGACGTGGCGTTGATGGCCGAGATGGGTCTGCAGAGCTATCGCTTTTCCATCTCCTGGCCCCGCCTGCTGCCCACCGGGCGCGGCGAGGTTAATGAAGCAGGCGTGCAGTTTTATAGCGATCTGATCGATGAACTGCTGTCGCATAATATTGAGCCGATGATCACCCTCTATCACTGGGACCTGCCGCAGGCCCTGCAGGATGAGGGCGGCTGGGAAGCACGCAGCACCGCTGAGGCCTTCGCCGAGTATGCCCGCCTGTGCTACGCGCGCTTTGGTTCGCGGGTGAAGCTGTGGGCGACCTTTAACGAGACCATTGTCTTCATCGGCCACGGCTACATTAACGGCCTGCATCCCCCGGCCGTTCGCGATCCGGCGCGCGCCATCCAGGCCTGTCATCACGTATTTATCGCCCATGCGCTGGCGGTGAAGGCTTTTCGCGAGATGGCCGTGGCGGGCGAGATTGGTTTCGTCAATGTGCTGCAGCCGCATACCCCACTCACCGACAGCGAGGCAGACCGGCAGGCTACCGACCTGGCTGACGCCATCCATACCCACTGGCTGTACGATCCGGTGCTAAAAGGCGCCTATCCTGCTGCCCTGCTGGCGCAGACTCAAGCGCTGTGGGGCGTACCGCGCTTTGCTCCAGGGGACGACGCGCTGCTGCGAGACAACCGCTGTGACTTTATCGGTCTGAATTACTATCGTCGGGAAACGGTATCCGCCCAGCCGCCCGAAATCCCCACCGGCGGCGAGCCTGGCGTGGAGGGGTTATTCTATTTCGTGCGTAATCCGCAAAGCACCTATACCGAATGGGGCTGGGAGATCTGGCCGCAGGGGCTGACCGACGGCATTATGATGATCAAGGCGCGCTATGGCGATATCCCGATCTATATCACCGAGAATGGCCTTGGGGCGAAAGACCCGATTATTGCCGGTGAGGTGGTCGACGATCCGCGAATCGACTATCTGAGCAGCCATATTGGCGCCCTGGAAAAGGCGCTGGCGCAGGGAGCGGACGTCCGCGGCTATTATCCCTGGTCGTTTATCGATTTACTGAGCTGGCTCAACGGTTATCAAAAGCAATATGGCTTTGTCTATGTGGACCACCAGCAAAATCTGGCACGCAAACGAAAGAAGAGTTTTTATTGGTACAAATCTGTTATTGCCAGCCGCGGCGAACAGCGTTAA
- the blr gene encoding division septum protein Blr has translation MTTVFTRIVELIGWIVFGISALLLVIAHHIDNYQSPPPADVVQTK, from the coding sequence ATGACGACTGTTTTTACCCGTATTGTAGAACTTATTGGCTGGATTGTTTTTGGGATTTCCGCACTGCTTTTGGTTATCGCGCACCATATTGATAATTATCAGTCGCCACCGCCAGCGGATGTGGTGCAGACAAAGTAG
- a CDS encoding oxidoreductase, whose protein sequence is MSDAIRVGLVGYGYASKTFHAPLISGTSGLALTTVSSSDAAKVHADWPGVKVVSAASELLNDPEIDLVVIATPNDTHFPLAKAALEAGKHVVVDKPFTVTLSQARELESLAKHCGRVLSVFHNRRWDSDFLTVRTLINEGQLGEVCYFESHFDRFRPQVRQRWREQAGPGSGIWYDLGPHLLDQAVALFGLPVSITVDLAQLRPGAQSTDYFHAVLAYPQRRVVLHGTLLAAAESARFIVHGSRASYIKYGLDPQEERLKNGERLPQEDWGYDMRDGTLTRAEGDERSEETWLTLPGNYPAYYAAIRDALNGVGENPVPASEAIQIMTLIELGIESARHRATLSLV, encoded by the coding sequence ATGAGTGATGCGATCCGGGTGGGGCTGGTGGGCTATGGCTACGCCAGCAAAACGTTTCATGCGCCGTTAATCAGCGGCACGTCGGGCCTGGCGCTGACGACGGTCTCCAGCAGCGACGCTGCCAAAGTTCATGCCGACTGGCCTGGCGTGAAGGTGGTCAGTGCGGCGAGTGAATTGCTGAACGACCCGGAGATCGATCTGGTGGTCATCGCCACGCCGAACGACACGCACTTCCCACTGGCGAAAGCGGCGCTGGAGGCCGGGAAGCACGTGGTGGTGGATAAACCCTTTACCGTGACACTGTCACAGGCTCGCGAGCTGGAGAGCCTGGCGAAGCACTGTGGTCGGGTGCTGTCGGTATTTCACAACCGGCGCTGGGACAGTGATTTCTTAACGGTCAGAACGTTGATCAACGAAGGCCAGCTGGGAGAGGTGTGTTACTTCGAATCACATTTCGACCGTTTCCGGCCGCAGGTGCGCCAGCGCTGGCGGGAGCAGGCGGGCCCCGGGAGCGGAATTTGGTATGATCTTGGACCGCATCTGCTCGACCAGGCGGTGGCGCTGTTTGGTCTGCCGGTGAGCATCACGGTCGATCTCGCTCAGCTTCGGCCCGGCGCGCAATCCACCGACTATTTTCACGCGGTGCTGGCCTATCCCCAGCGGCGGGTGGTGCTGCACGGCACATTGCTCGCCGCCGCGGAGAGCGCGCGCTTTATCGTCCACGGCTCGCGGGCCAGCTATATCAAGTACGGTCTCGACCCGCAGGAGGAGCGGTTGAAAAATGGCGAGCGTTTGCCGCAGGAGGACTGGGGGTATGATATGCGTGACGGTACCCTCACTCGCGCTGAAGGCGACGAACGCAGCGAGGAGACGTGGCTGACGCTGCCGGGCAATTATCCCGCTTACTATGCCGCTATCCGCGATGCGCTCAACGGGGTGGGAGAAAACCCGGTCCCGGCCAGCGAGGCGATTCAGATCATGACCCTGATTGAGCTCGGTATCGAGTCGGCCCGGCACCGCGCCACGCTCAGCCTGGTGTGA